Within Spinacia oleracea cultivar Varoflay chromosome 4, BTI_SOV_V1, whole genome shotgun sequence, the genomic segment CTACATTGCCTTTGTTTCCATAACTCTCTAACTCGTTGTCTGCTTGACATGGATGTCCCGAACCTTGTAATTGAGAAAGCTTTTTTCTTGAGATAAAAGCCATAGATGCTCCCGGAGCTACAAAGACAAATCAGGGAAAAATAAAGTTAATAATTCCAACATGGCTTTTCTTTTacgggaaaaaaaaagaaaaaaaaaagaaagaaaacgtcTCACCCTTCAAGAAAGTTAATGCTAACGTGTACCCTACAGTGAAAAGTAGGGAAAACCCAAACAGAGCACCAACCGAGATCCAGAAAAAGTAGCCATCAAACAATAGTCCACGAGATTGAAGAACTTGTCTACCTATCGTTGTGTTTGAGGGAAGCATCTACAGATAAGAATGAGAATCAGCAAAAGGCTAAGAATGATATACACCAAGACACCAAGTACTTTTGATGAAGTAAACACCAGAAACCACCTTTAGAAGTTGTCAAAAAAATATGAAGTGCCAGAGGCCTATAGACTAAAGATTAAGGCATTGAAAAAAAGATGCACGTCAAAGAACctcattaaaattaaataagatGGCACTACAAGCTAGATTGTCGAAATCCAAGTGGGCATGAGCAGAACACTAAGTACCTACAAATTAATAGATAGAAAACCAAGAACGGCTAAAATGATCTTCCAACAGCTTCTTGAAACATTTTCTTGAGAAAATTCATAAAATCAAAGGAACAACCCTAATATACATTCTACCAGGTCAAATCTTTCCTCCAAAACCTGTATCATGATTGTCATGCCTGCAATTGCTTACCTTCTGCCATCTTGGAGCAAGAAATTCATTAGTTGCGAGACCAATCTCTCCATAAGTAAGTGGCACAACCCAAAATCCCCATTCTAACCATACCGGCATGGAAGCTGCAAGTAAACACACAGGTCGGTTATATAATCAGATGATCAGCAATTTCCAATATGTGAAACTTCGTAAGTGTTCTTACATCGTGGAATTATGAATCCGCTGAATATGAAAACAAACAGTACGAAGAGAACGGAAGCAAAAATGGAAGCAACAGTGGTTCGAAACAGAGAAGCCAAGAACCGGAACATGGATATTGATGCCAAGTGCACGCCTGAAAACAGAAGAGCTTGGCAGAAGAACCTGAAAAACACAATAAATTCGTAAAACTTACTCCAATAACCAGTTTTCCACAGTATAGAATTTCTAAGATTGAAGAGGTAAGAATCAGACACATCAACCAAAAATGACGACGATGACCACAGAAGAATCCCAGCATTGGCAGAGTTTAAGGAGGTATGGATGTATGCAAATTCACTCCTAACCAGTTAAGACTCGTGGACTAAGCTGTTTGCATTAAGCAAGACACACTGAGCTAAATAACAATTTTTAGTCTGACAAGTCAATTTCTAGGTTCAAATACTATATCACCAGGAATTGTATGCACAACCATAATGTATATACTTACTAGGGTCATGATTTTATAAACCAATGGCAGACAAAATTATTCCTCTGAAGCATCAAGTGCATGAGATACAACACAATGAAGTAAAACTTGCTACCAAGTTGGGGTAAAAATTGACTGTCAATATATACCACATACATAACCAAAACACTAAATTTGGAAATCAGCATATTACTCTTGAATATTCACCTTCCAACTTCGGGAGCATATCCGATGGTATAGTAAGTAAGTGATGTCCAGATAACAGCAAGCAAAATGGACAAAGGGATCTTCAGGATAGTGGCAGGGATTGCATAAGCCCAAGCAGGGTAGAAATAGAGGTCTCTCTGTTTGAAGAAAACAGGAAGTCTCATGATAGTCATAGACACTTCTGGAAACCCATCAACAAGAAGCATGACAAGACCATAGAACAGAGCGCCCAAATAATAATCTGCATGAAGAATGTCAACATGCATCCTTGTATGCACAAATACAGTCATTGTTATCAGAGCTATAATGACCAACTGCAGATTGAAATATCAGAAATGAAGAAAAGAAATTAGGTTAGGTTGTAATTACATTAAGCTCTAACAAATATACACACTATGAACGAATAATGAACTCATCGAagaatttgattttattttttctggGGGTGGggttagtgaaggaaatatttgAAGTTTGAACCATGACCTCAGAATTTCATAGCCGCTGTTTAAATAATTATCCCAGACGAAACTTTTACATTAATATGaatcatgcataatatacacatGTTGGCACATATATGTAGCCATGTAGGTGAGCTACGGCGAATCCAAGAGAGTAATAAACACAAGAAGCAACATTATAACATTATTGCTCAAAAGAAAAGCCAGAAGGGAAATTAAAAAAGGTGCAAGCACAGTATAAATAACCTGAACAATTTTGAATATGTATATGAAAGAATTTCTCTTCATTAGAAGGAATTCCCTTGACAAACAGGCTTTGAAGAGTTCTCCCTTTGGCAGGGAAAACTTGGAAAAGGAGATAGCATTATCGTCACCCTGCGTCTTTACAGGTGGCTGTGAAACCTCGTCAAACAAACTCTTTCCAATTTGAGATGCCCTAAATTTCTCACAGAACATATCTACAGAGATATAGCTATGAGGTTCTTCATGAAACCAGTACTGTGGTTGGTCTTTTTGCGAAATAACCTGAAAAAAGGTATAAAGTGACGCCCTCGGGAAAAAAGGAAGGAAGCTAGAGAAAACTGCAGTCACTTCATAATAATAAGTGTGCATCACCAGATACCAGACTTGAAAACTGTTACCTCTTGAAGAAAGTCAGCTACTCCCTTCCTCTTGGGACACCTAAAACCACAGGTCTCAAAAAATTCCACTACATAATTGCGTGGTCCATGATACACAACCTTTCCTTCTGCCATTAAGATTACATCATCAAAAAGATCAAAGGTTTCTGGTGCTGGCTGAAGAAGGGCGATCAATGCAGACGCATCTGTTATGTGAACCAACTGTTGAGTACATGAGACAATCTGAAATGCAGTAGAACTGTCCAAGCCGTTCGTTATCTCATCCATAAATAATGCCTTTGTTGGCCCAACAATCATCTCACCTGCAAAATTCCATCAAACAATGATTCTTCATAGTAATGACGTATGTTCTGATTTTAGTTTTAAAATAGTGGTTTTGAGAACAAGTCATTGAGGCACCTGTAGTCAGTCTTTTCTTTTGACCACCTGAAACGCCTCTCTTCATAGCATCCCCTACCATAGTGTCAGCACAGATATCAAGTCCAAGAATCTGCCAGAGAACAGACAGCGAGCAGTCAAGTACATGATTCACAGAAGACAACATAAAAATTTCATATGAGCAGGTTTTTCCAGAGAGttacttttaatatatagtcTGTCTGCAGGGAACTCTTCAATCCTTCAACAGCTATTGCCTGTTAACCCAAATCATTAGACACAATAACCACAATTACTAACCAGCATGGTACTTCAGGTAAAGGAAAAAAGAACGTTGCAACAGTAAAATCAGAGATATTTTGTACCTCAATGTTGTATGCTTCTatattcccaaaaatatcacaTGTATGCTTTACTTTAATCATTAAATTAAAACGCTTAATTAGAGAGATGTAGCAGGAAAGGATGAAGAGGAACTCAAGTCCCGCTAGTAGATAATCAAACGGGAAATAGACATAGAAATTAGCAAATGCCTCATAAATCCTCGTCTTATCCTAGTGAAAGAGCAGGGGTACCAGGAATAAGAAGAAATAGACAATCTTGGCgtttctttttttgaaaatacactTAAGATCAAGGGGTAAGGAGGAGCTCACTAATTTGTTGAGGTTATGGGAGTTATATTTTTCTTCAATGACCATGGTCAAAGGTTATGATAGTATACTTGGCCACAAAAATCTCCACAGCCAACAACTCAAACATGAAGAAAATTCGCATGACGGGCGAGAACCGAAAGATTTTTCTTCGGTGGCTCCAGTATTAAATTAAATCGACATTAAACATAAAATCCAAAGCAAGATGCTGAACTCATCTCTCATAGATCACAATTCACCTATCAAAGGAGCTTCAGGGGATAAGCGCCAACTTATCTTCTACCACAGATAAATCTTTCAACTTAAAATGTGAAGCAATTTCATTGGCTATTTTTCCTTAGTCTTGGTTTAATGCCTAAACGGAGGAAGCAAGGGATCAAACTAGCAATTTAACAGGGAGATAGACAGAAAAATAACTGAAGTACCttcatgtatgcatctatatcAGGATCTGGAATGATTCCTTCCTGTTTCTCCCGTCTACAGACCTCAATCAACAAGTCTTAAGAGGCAACATACTTCCGTGAGTACTTGGATATAATGAGCGGTCATGCAAAGAAATCATTATCTAGGATCTGAATGAAATTTACCTGCACGGCTTCTGACACCCTGACAACGAGCTGAAAAATCAATTGTCTCTCTCACAGTCATATCAGGAATGTGCAGGTCATGCTGGCTTATATAAGCAGAAGTTTTCTGTGGAATGAACTGATCTAAATTGTGCCCGTTGTAACTGATATCTCCTTTAAACTGCAATAAAAAAAACGAAACAATGAGTATAAGTTGAAAAAACTGGCTTCATATGAAAATAAAAGCTCATATTAGCCAAATTCATGAATTCCCCCTTCAAATTCAGTGAAACCTCAAGTTAAAACATCCTGTCTCCAGAACCAAAATCCGAGGAAATACACAAGAATAAGTACGTGTTAGCTACACTGGACGATATCATGGAACTTGGAAGTGTATAAGAGGAAAGA encodes:
- the LOC110797258 gene encoding pleiotropic drug resistance protein 3 isoform X2 encodes the protein MAQLFGDEIKSQHSDLAELGKSAKLSFRRNTSLDSSKGALDEDFNQEWAKIERLPTYQRSRVFLLDEYDGENTINGNGKRMIDVSMLGPLDRRLFIEKLIKQIEQDNLRLLQKLRRRMDKVGLQFPAVTVKYEHLFVDARCKVVDGKPLPTLWNSFKSSLSVFSKLLGSQLQEAKISIIKDVSGIIKPGRMTLLLGPPGCGKTSLLLALSGNLDNSLEFKGDISYNGHNLDQFIPQKTSAYISQHDLHIPDMTVRETIDFSARCQGVRSRADLLIEVCRREKQEGIIPDPDIDAYMKAIAVEGLKSSLQTDYILKILGLDICADTMVGDAMKRGVSGGQKKRLTTGEMIVGPTKALFMDEITNGLDSSTAFQIVSCTQQLVHITDASALIALLQPAPETFDLFDDVILMAEGKVVYHGPRNYVVEFFETCGFRCPKRKGVADFLQEVISQKDQPQYWFHEEPHSYISVDMFCEKFRASQIGKSLFDEVSQPPVKTQGDDNAISFSKFSLPKGELFKACLSREFLLMKRNSFIYIFKIVQLVIIALITMTVFVHTRMHVDILHADYYLGALFYGLVMLLVDGFPEVSMTIMRLPVFFKQRDLYFYPAWAYAIPATILKIPLSILLAVIWTSLTYYTIGYAPEVGRFFCQALLFSGVHLASISMFRFLASLFRTTVASIFASVLFVLFVFIFSGFIIPRSSMPVWLEWGFWVVPLTYGEIGLATNEFLAPRWQKMLPSNTTIGRQVLQSRGLLFDGYFFWISVGALFGFSLLFTVGYTLALTFLKAPGASMAFISRKKLSQLQGSGHPCQADNELESYGNKGNVESNKGYMILPFQPLAVTFHNVQYYIDTPLEMKEQGFAEKKLQLLHGISGSFKPGVLTALMGVSGAGKTTLLDVLAGRKTSGTIEGEIRIGGYPKVQETFARVSGYCEQTDIHSPNITVEESLIFSAWLRLPDNTDLKTKTEFVNEVLQTIELNEVKDALVGLTGVNGLSTEQRKRLTIAVELVANPSIIFMDEPTTGLDARAAAIVIRAIKNVVVTGRTVVCTIHQPSIDIFEAFDELILLKNGGRVIYSGPLGQKSSNIIEYFQEK